From Leptospira yasudae:
AGCGGATCGAAGTCAGTTCGCGGACGTTTTCCCGTATTTGCGAAATTCTTTTCGCATCCCAATCGAAGTCGCAATAAATTCCCGAGTTCGTTGCGGCCTTCATTCCTCTTAGAAAGAAGTAATACACTCCTCCGAGTTTTTGAAGCGCTTCGTTCTGACCGAATACGCTCTTCAGATATTCATAAAGAATCATCGCGTAGATATCTCGTTGCAGATCGTATCTGCTTTCCGCGTTTTCTACGTTTCGTTTTAACGATTCGGGAGAATAATCGTCAAGCAGGTTCGATTTATAGTCCGCGAGATAAAATCGATCGCCGATTTGAAAAACCAAATCGATCGAACCTTTCAGAAAATTTCCCGGCCCGCTTCTTTGCGGATCCAGATCCAGATGAAAGTCCATTTCCGAAATCCGATTTTCTTTCGCGATATCCGCGAGTTGAAACGCAGCGCCTCCGGGGAGCGGAACGTTCGCGTTTAAGGAATTCCAGAGAATTTCGGCGGCCCTTTGGCGATAGATTTCCTTTTCGACGTTCGTATTTTTTCTTTGTGTCCCCGAGATCGGAAAGAATTCAAGGTGATGATTCATTCTGGAAAGAATTTTCTCGTCGTTTAGAATTCGTTTCGGATGATCGACTTTGAATTTTGAAAAATCGGATTCCTCCAAAAGAACGTGTAGAAACGATCCCGTCGCCGCGGAAGAGGGAAGCGCGTCCACGATCAGATCTCCGATGTCTTCCGCGTCGTCCGACTTGAAGGCTCTCGTTTCTTCCAAGGTTGAAACGGCGATCGCCTCGGATGTTACGTTCGCTCTGGTCCGCAAAGAGGAATAACTGTGGAGTTGGATCGTCTTCGGATGTTCCGATTCCTGATGGAGCAACGGCGAAAAAGAAAGTTCCTCGTTTGCGATCGTATTGCGTTTGCTCGGATCGCTTTGATCGAAAGGTTGTTGCGTCCATACAACGCTCGTAAAGAGATTCGGATCGGGATCGTTTTCCAGGATATGCGCGAGTCGAGGATAAAGAATTTTATAATATGCTGAATCTCTCGTTTTGACGTGATTTACGGGAGTGTAAAAAGGAAGATAAAGCCTCGCTTTGGGGCGCGTGATTCCCACATACAAAAGTCGTTTGTTTTCGTTCCAGGATTGATACGAATATTCTTTTTTGCCCGTATCGATCTCGTCTTCTTTGTCCCAGAGGCTGAGTTTCCAAAACCGTTCTCCGTTTTCCAGATACGGATAATCGTAAACGTCGGGGATAAAATTCGCGGAAAGATTGAATAAGAATACGACGGGCCACTCCAATCCTTTGGACGCGTGCAAAGTGAGAATTTGAACCGCGTCCTTTTCGGTTTCCTTTTCGAAAAGAGGCAATTCCTCTTCGCTTTTCGAACCGCTTTGAAGTCGTTTTAATTCCTCCAATATTTCCTCGAGGTCCGCTTGGTTTACGATTTGGAACTGAAGAAGTTTGCGGAAGATCTGTCTGTAGTTCGTTCGTTTTCGTTCCCAGTCGATGTCCGTCGCTTCTTCCGTTAAAAAGATTCTGCTGTCTTCTTCGATCGATCGGAATAACTCCGCAAACTTGCGATCAATGGCGAAGGTTTTCCATCGATCCAAGGTCGTCTTTTCATACGAGTCGATGGAATGTTCGTCAAATGCGGAAAGATGTTCCGGATGAACCTGGAAAAGATCGCCTAACAAGAGTTTGCGATAGGAGGAAGGTTTGTTCGGATCCAATAAACATTCCAAGATGTTCGAGATCTGATACGATTCGGGAGATTGATAGATCCCTTCCTGCTTGTAGAAGGAACAGGGAATCCCTCTGAGTTTTAAGGATTGTTCTACGAGTTTTCCTTCGGCCTTTCCTCTCACTAAAACAGCGATCTCGCGAAAGTTCAGTTTCTTTTCTTCGAATTTGTCCTTTGCTGTTTCCGCGTTTGAAACAAGATATTGGAACGGTTTAGTTTCGTCCGTCAGCTTGAGAATTTCTTCCGCGATGAACTGAGCCCAGGCGCTTTTTGCGTCGTCCGTTTTCCAAAATTCTCTGCCTTGGAAACGAACGATGTGAATCGGGCCTTGTTTGTGCTTGTCGCTTAACAAAATTTTGAAATCGTTTTCGGGAGGTTGTACGGGTTTATAATCGATCGGAGTGGATTCGAAACCTCGTTCTACGATCGGGAAAAAACTCCGTTCTCCCGTTTTACCCCCGAAGATTTCGTTGTAAGCGGAGATCAGCTCGGGAACGGATCTATAATTGACGTTCAGCGGAATTTCGACCGCTTGGTGCGATTTCAATTCCTGTTCGGCTTGAAGATACGTTCCTATATCCGCTCCTCGAAAACCGTAGATGGATTGTTTCGGATCTCCGATCAGATACAACGCACGTTTGGAAGTTTCGTTTCCGTTCGGTTCCAGGAAAAGCCGGGAAAAAATTTCGTATTGAACCCGATCCGTATCCTGAAATTCGTCCAAGATTCCGATTTGATAACGGCTTTGCAGCGCTTGGAGAAGATGTGCGTTTTGCAGAGAATCTCTGGTTTTGAGAATCATCCGATCGTAACTCATCCATTCTCCCGTTTGAAATTCCCGCTCGACCATGTCCGCGGCGATCAAAGCGGTCTTTTGTGCGAAGGTTTCGGCGTTCATCGGAGTTTGGTCGTTGCGATACGGATATCGTTTGCCTCCGAGTAGTTTGGAAGCCGCGGTAAGAATATTCTCTTTTTGTAATTTATAATCCGAGGAAGAAAGGAAGTGTTCGAGATCCTCGGGCGCGACCCAAGGTTTCCATTCCTCGTGTTGGAGTTTGTATAAGGCCGCCTCGAGACGTTCCTTCGAATCGGTGAGAATCCACTGGGAAGGAGTTTCCGTTTCGACCGGATATTCCTGAAGAATCATATTACAAAAACCGTGTATAGTCGCGATCGTAACCTGATCGAGTTCCTTCGCTTCTTTTGTAAGGCCGGCCTGGAGAAGTTTTTTTCTCAGTCGTTCTTTGAGTTCGCCCGCCGCTTTTTCGGTAAACGTGAGGATCAGGATTTGAGTCAGAGGAATCTTATGTTCTAAGACGAGATCGCCCACGATTTCCATAATCGTATATGTCTTACCGGTTCCCGCGGAAGCTTCGATAAAACTGGATTTCAATGGATAAGGACGCGATTGTTTCATAGATCCTTTTTCCAATCCAGAAGCGGTTTGTAGAAATTCTTAGCCCAAGCGATTCGGGATTTCAGAATCAAATCCGGAGTTTTCGGATAAAGTTTTACGAGAGGAGAAAGTCCTTCCTTCACGGAACTCAGTTCCTCTTTGAGAAAATCGATCCACGCGGATTCGTCGTCGAACTTTGCCGATCGATCCGGGGATTTATTTTTGCCCGTTCCGCCTTGGATGTTTTTAACGTAATAATTGAGAAAGGCTCTTCTCGGGAAAAAGACCGGTTCTTTTTTCAGGTAGTCCATTAGAATTTTCGCAAGGTATTCGACTCCGAGATCGGAGCTTTCGATTTCGTATTGAAGTTCGAGAGAATTCTTCTTTTTGGATTCTTCTTTCGGGCGCGGTTTGAAGGAATAGATCTTGAAGTTTTCGTTGGACGAAGCGAACGCGACTCCGGTTAAAAACGGAAAGCTCATCACCTTCCAATAATCCTTATAACCGAAATAATCGTCGCTCGGTCTTTCTTCCAAACTCTTGGAAAAGAGCCAATATAAATTTCCGTCTTTTTCGATGACGTGTTCCCATTCGCCTTTGAGAGAAACCGAACCGTCGTCCAAAGGGACTTTCAACTCGGGAAGTTTTTTACAGATTGCATCGGGTAGTCCCGTGTCGCCTAAACTCAAGTAGGGATAATACGTTCCCCCTTGAAAGAGGGGCTTCCATTCGGAAAGAAGTTTACTCGTCGTTTCCAAATAATCCACGAGATCGGTTTCTTGAATCTTGCCGAACACGGATTGGGGAAACTGCGCGGAAATTTTTTCTTTTTCAAGAATCGGGGATAATGCTTCCGAAATTTTTTCCCGCGTCCAATCCCAAGGTTTGTCTGCGACCAAACTCGGCATCATAAGTGCATGCACTTTTTTTAATAGAGTCGCTTCGGCGATCGCGTCCAAATCGAACGGTTCTTTTTCGTCTTTCCCCGTTTCGTCCTCGTCCAAATACATTCCGAGTTTCCGTTTGAGATACGTGTCGAGAGGATCGCTCAAAAATTGGGAAAGTTCGCGTACGTCCACCCCCGAGCGGGAGAATTCGATTTCGTTTTTAACGAGCTCGTTCGGATCCTGAAATCTCGTAAGAACGGGGTGATCCTTTCTGTTTCCGTTCACCCATACTCTTGCGAAGTCGTAGCTCACAAGGCCTTGTTCGAGTCCTTCGGTGGTATGTTCGTATTTTATACTATACGAATGCAGTGGCAGTTTGACGGCTTCTTTGATTCGCATCGCTTCCATGATCTCGAAAAGATGGGAACAGGGTTCGAATGTTTTGTCTTCCTGCAGATTCTTGCCTACGTAACTGAAGGTTAACGATTCTTTTGCGGAATGGATCGTTTCCCAGAGAAGGGATTCCTGAATTTCTCTTCTGGAAATATCCCAATCCTCTTTGTGATCCTTTCTTAGATTGAGTTGGGAACGATCGTTCGAACCGGGAAACTTCCCTTCGCCGAGTCCGAGGATATAAACGTGTCGGAACGGAATCGGACGCATCGGCTGGAGAAGAGAAATCGTCACGCCGCCGGTGAGATACGCTCCCTTGCGATACGGGATCTGATCGAAGATCTGTTCGGTGACAAATCGAAGGAGCGAGATTCCTTCTTCTTGATTTTGTAAAAGGATTCCTTCCCATTCGGAAAGCGATTCCAGCCAGCTCTGAAATAATTTTCCTTCCTGTTCGTATTCTTCCGTGAACTCGAAGAGTTCTTCGAGCGCGGAACGAACGTGCCTCAGATAATCGGAAGTCCATCGAACGGTTTTGTCCTGAGGCGCGGGCATGGAAAGAATCTCGTTTTTTGCGCGCAGAATTTTTTCCCAAAAGATCGTAAGAACGGAAGAATTCTCCTCGGATTGAATACGGATCGGAGCGATCTTGAATTTGTTCCAAGCGGTATCATCCGAAAGAATGGAGGAAAGACGAATGCGTTTGAGTCCATTCGAAATTTGGAATGAATCTTTTTCTCTTCCCGATTCCTCGTATTGAATTCCCGAAGTTTCGATCAGAGTTTCCAGATCCAAAATCGTTTGCGGATGAAGACGGATTTTATTTTGCAGAAGAGGGTTTCTTAAAAGTTTGAGAAGTCCGTTCTTATCGATGGAGTTTCCCGAACAAATCTCCCAAAAATGAATCAATCCTCGATACAAGAGCGAAGCGTCGTTCGCTTTGATATCGGTCAAGGAATAGGGGATTTTTTTGCGGATCGGATCGCTCGTTTCCTTCGTCTGCAAAAGAATTCCTCCGTCAAACACCCATTCGACGGCGGGTCGATACGTTTTCATATCGGTGACAAGAATCGCAAAGTCGAGATACGTCAGACTCGGGTCGCGATTCATCTTATGGAGAATGTCGTTTGCGACGCATTCCATTTCCCGATACGGAGAAGGCGCGTTCCAAAAACGAACCGAAGCGTCCTCTTTCTCATCGTACACGTTAGTCGCTCTTTCTTCTCCAGCGAGAAATTTCCGAAGTAATCCCAGCCTTTTCGGATACGAATGTGAATTCTCCAGATGTTTGGAAATCGCTCCTTGAACTCCTGTCATTCTTGCGGCGAGATGAATCTGCGGAGATGCCCATCGTTCCGGATCGGTGATTTCCGCGCGAATCGTCTTTGTCGCGCCCGTATGAAATTGATAGAGATAGATCGGGAGTTTGTCCGTTGTAGAAAGCGATTCCAAGATTCCTAAATACGTATCCGCGAGATTGGACAAACAAAAGAGATGTAACGAAGGAAAGTTCGAAGGGGAAGATTTCGGTTTCTTTTTCGATTCTTGTAAGAGAAATTGAACGAGCGTGCTCGGTTCTTTCGATCGCAGGAAAACGTTTTGATACAACTTCTTTTGAAAAAGATAATATTCGTCCTCTTTCGGAAACGGAGTCGGACGGCGCGAGATCGAGGGAATTTCGAAACCTTTTTCCTTTGCCCAGTTTTGAATCCAGGAAGATCGGTTTAATTCGTAATCTTTATAAAGCGAAGTCAGCTTTGCGCTGAGGAAAAATGCGCGGGATACTCCGCTGAGATACGAACGCAGAAATTTCGTTTCTTCTGCGTTTTTGTTTTCGATCAGATGCGTAAGGATCTTTCTTTGATTGGCTTCCTGACTCGGAAAAGCGCGCTCGAACGGATCGTAATTCAAATCCGATCGAAGATGATAGTATTCCTCCAAAGCTTTTTCGAGAAATAAAAAACGGAGATTGGCGGAAAGTCCGTCGATCCGGGACAAATTCAGATTCAACCAGAGTTTCATGTTCGTACTCGGAACGACGATCACGGGAGCGTGAAGCGGAAATCGTTTTCGTTCCGATAGGATGTTTTTGGAAAGTTCGACCGCGATGTCTTCGAGCGATAGACTTGTGATATGAGTGATGGACAAACGTTTTCTCCGCGGTCTCCGAATTACGAGCATTCTAAGAAATCCGCGGCCTGGCAAGTATTACATTTTCTCTTGCGTTCGAAGATCGGTTGCAAATTCTAATCTCAATGACTTCTTTGACTCCGATCAAAGCCCTTTTCGGAATTTCCGAGTTTCGAACTTCTCAAGAGAGAATCATTTCGGACATTCTTGCGGGAAAGAATTGTCTCGTCATCATGCCGACCGGAATGGGGAAGTCGATCTGTTATCAGATTCCCGCTCTTGCAATGGACGGTCTTACGATCGTTCTTTCACCTTTGATTGCGTTGATGCAGGATCAGGTTTCCAAATTAAAGAAGCTCGGAATCGACGCGTGTTACATCAACTCCTCTCTTTCCAAAGAGGAACGTCTTCAAAGTTACGAGAATCTAAAACGCGGCAAATACAAGATCGTATACGTTTCACCGGAACGATTCCGTAAAAAGGAATTTTTGGATTCTCTTCAGGAACGGAAGATTTCCCTTCTTGCGGTCGACGAAGCTCATTGTATCAGTCAATGGGGACACGACTTCAGACCGGATTACACGAAGATCGCGGAGTTCAGGGAAATTCTACGCTTCCCGACGACGATCGCGTTAACCGCAACCGCAACGCTCGAAATTCAAAAAGACGTGATTCTTCAGATGGGACTGAAGGAATCGGAGATCGAAATCTACAACGAAGGGATCTGCCGCCCGAATCTGTTTTTGGACGTCCGCACCTTCGTCGACGAACCTTCCAAATCGGACGCGATTCTCGATTTGCTAAAACGACAAAAGAAAAGCACCGTCGTTTATTTTAACCTCATCCAAAATCTGCAGAAGTTCAGCGAAAAACTCGACGTTCAAAAAATTCCGCATCGTATCTATCACGGACGTTTGGCTCCCGATCAAAGAAAGAAGGTTCAGAATCAGTTTTTAAAATCCGACGATACGATTCTTCTTGCGACGAACGCGTTCGGAATGGGAGTCGATAAACCGAACATACGCACGATCGTTCACGCCGAACTTCCTTCTTCTTTGGAAAGTTATTATCAGGAAATCGGAAGGGCGGGAAGAGACGGCCAGGCTTCCGATTGTCACGTGTTTTACAATCAGGACGACCTAACGGTGCTGATGGATTTTATCGAGTGGCAAAATCCGGACGCGGCTTTTATCGCAAGGGCGTATCAAACCATGCAGCGTCTTGGAGAGAAATTATCTTCGATCGAATACGACGAACTTCAGTCCTTGATCGTTCATAAAAATCGGGGCGATCATCGACTACAGACGGTTCTCAATCTGTTCGAAAGACACGGTGTCACTTCGGGAGAGTTGGATAAGAATTCCTTAAAGTTGGAAACTTCTTTACCGGCCGTTCTTTGTTCCGCCGAAGAACTCGAACTTAGAAAGAAGACGAGCTTGAAACGTTTGTATCAGATGCTCCTTTATTTAAAATCGGAACGATGCAGAAGGGAATTCGTCTACGAATACTTCGACGCTCCGTTTACGAAATGCGGCAACTGCGACGTTTGTAAAAATTCCACCGTAAATTGATCCGGAATTCGTTTGTCGGTCCAAATTCCGGCTTCGAAAAAAAGGTTGTCTTGTATCCGTCGATATATCTCTCCAAGTCAAAAAGACGAAAAAAAGCGCAACAGATTTGGAAATAAAAAATTGAATCTTCCGTTTTCGGGTTCGATTCTTGTCCTACTTGCGATTCGGGTCGATAATACTTTTTAAAAGAGGTGTTTATGATTCGTAAGTGGATGTTCTTCTTTCTTTTTGCATCGATCGTCAATTGTGCGGGCTGGGAACGTTTGGTTTCTCCTTCTCGCTGGGAAAAGATCGGCACTCCTCAGTACAAAAACACGCAGGTCTTCGTGATCGATCCGCAAGAGGACGTTGAAATCGAAGCGGACGAAGGAACTAAAATTCAATTTCCGAAAGGGAGTCTCCTCGCACAAAACGGAGGCCTTGTAAATTCTCCGGTGCGAATCGAAATTTCCGAATATTATAAAAGCGAAGATATTCTGCTCAG
This genomic window contains:
- a CDS encoding UvrD-helicase domain-containing protein; translated protein: MKQSRPYPLKSSFIEASAGTGKTYTIMEIVGDLVLEHKIPLTQILILTFTEKAAGELKERLRKKLLQAGLTKEAKELDQVTIATIHGFCNMILQEYPVETETPSQWILTDSKERLEAALYKLQHEEWKPWVAPEDLEHFLSSSDYKLQKENILTAASKLLGGKRYPYRNDQTPMNAETFAQKTALIAADMVEREFQTGEWMSYDRMILKTRDSLQNAHLLQALQSRYQIGILDEFQDTDRVQYEIFSRLFLEPNGNETSKRALYLIGDPKQSIYGFRGADIGTYLQAEQELKSHQAVEIPLNVNYRSVPELISAYNEIFGGKTGERSFFPIVERGFESTPIDYKPVQPPENDFKILLSDKHKQGPIHIVRFQGREFWKTDDAKSAWAQFIAEEILKLTDETKPFQYLVSNAETAKDKFEEKKLNFREIAVLVRGKAEGKLVEQSLKLRGIPCSFYKQEGIYQSPESYQISNILECLLDPNKPSSYRKLLLGDLFQVHPEHLSAFDEHSIDSYEKTTLDRWKTFAIDRKFAELFRSIEEDSRIFLTEEATDIDWERKRTNYRQIFRKLLQFQIVNQADLEEILEELKRLQSGSKSEEELPLFEKETEKDAVQILTLHASKGLEWPVVFLFNLSANFIPDVYDYPYLENGERFWKLSLWDKEDEIDTGKKEYSYQSWNENKRLLYVGITRPKARLYLPFYTPVNHVKTRDSAYYKILYPRLAHILENDPDPNLFTSVVWTQQPFDQSDPSKRNTIANEELSFSPLLHQESEHPKTIQLHSYSSLRTRANVTSEAIAVSTLEETRAFKSDDAEDIGDLIVDALPSSAATGSFLHVLLEESDFSKFKVDHPKRILNDEKILSRMNHHLEFFPISGTQRKNTNVEKEIYRQRAAEILWNSLNANVPLPGGAAFQLADIAKENRISEMDFHLDLDPQRSGPGNFLKGSIDLVFQIGDRFYLADYKSNLLDDYSPESLKRNVENAESRYDLQRDIYAMILYEYLKSVFGQNEALQKLGGVYYFFLRGMKAATNSGIYCDFDWDAKRISQIRENVRELTSIRWGDGL
- a CDS encoding exodeoxyribonuclease V subunit gamma; the protein is MLVIRRPRRKRLSITHITSLSLEDIAVELSKNILSERKRFPLHAPVIVVPSTNMKLWLNLNLSRIDGLSANLRFLFLEKALEEYYHLRSDLNYDPFERAFPSQEANQRKILTHLIENKNAEETKFLRSYLSGVSRAFFLSAKLTSLYKDYELNRSSWIQNWAKEKGFEIPSISRRPTPFPKEDEYYLFQKKLYQNVFLRSKEPSTLVQFLLQESKKKPKSSPSNFPSLHLFCLSNLADTYLGILESLSTTDKLPIYLYQFHTGATKTIRAEITDPERWASPQIHLAARMTGVQGAISKHLENSHSYPKRLGLLRKFLAGEERATNVYDEKEDASVRFWNAPSPYREMECVANDILHKMNRDPSLTYLDFAILVTDMKTYRPAVEWVFDGGILLQTKETSDPIRKKIPYSLTDIKANDASLLYRGLIHFWEICSGNSIDKNGLLKLLRNPLLQNKIRLHPQTILDLETLIETSGIQYEESGREKDSFQISNGLKRIRLSSILSDDTAWNKFKIAPIRIQSEENSSVLTIFWEKILRAKNEILSMPAPQDKTVRWTSDYLRHVRSALEELFEFTEEYEQEGKLFQSWLESLSEWEGILLQNQEEGISLLRFVTEQIFDQIPYRKGAYLTGGVTISLLQPMRPIPFRHVYILGLGEGKFPGSNDRSQLNLRKDHKEDWDISRREIQESLLWETIHSAKESLTFSYVGKNLQEDKTFEPCSHLFEIMEAMRIKEAVKLPLHSYSIKYEHTTEGLEQGLVSYDFARVWVNGNRKDHPVLTRFQDPNELVKNEIEFSRSGVDVRELSQFLSDPLDTYLKRKLGMYLDEDETGKDEKEPFDLDAIAEATLLKKVHALMMPSLVADKPWDWTREKISEALSPILEKEKISAQFPQSVFGKIQETDLVDYLETTSKLLSEWKPLFQGGTYYPYLSLGDTGLPDAICKKLPELKVPLDDGSVSLKGEWEHVIEKDGNLYWLFSKSLEERPSDDYFGYKDYWKVMSFPFLTGVAFASSNENFKIYSFKPRPKEESKKKNSLELQYEIESSDLGVEYLAKILMDYLKKEPVFFPRRAFLNYYVKNIQGGTGKNKSPDRSAKFDDESAWIDFLKEELSSVKEGLSPLVKLYPKTPDLILKSRIAWAKNFYKPLLDWKKDL
- a CDS encoding RecQ family ATP-dependent DNA helicase codes for the protein MTSLTPIKALFGISEFRTSQERIISDILAGKNCLVIMPTGMGKSICYQIPALAMDGLTIVLSPLIALMQDQVSKLKKLGIDACYINSSLSKEERLQSYENLKRGKYKIVYVSPERFRKKEFLDSLQERKISLLAVDEAHCISQWGHDFRPDYTKIAEFREILRFPTTIALTATATLEIQKDVILQMGLKESEIEIYNEGICRPNLFLDVRTFVDEPSKSDAILDLLKRQKKSTVVYFNLIQNLQKFSEKLDVQKIPHRIYHGRLAPDQRKKVQNQFLKSDDTILLATNAFGMGVDKPNIRTIVHAELPSSLESYYQEIGRAGRDGQASDCHVFYNQDDLTVLMDFIEWQNPDAAFIARAYQTMQRLGEKLSSIEYDELQSLIVHKNRGDHRLQTVLNLFERHGVTSGELDKNSLKLETSLPAVLCSAEELELRKKTSLKRLYQMLLYLKSERCRREFVYEYFDAPFTKCGNCDVCKNSTVN